In Rhizobacter sp. J219, one DNA window encodes the following:
- a CDS encoding S8 family serine peptidase has protein sequence MVRAASRKIMDAARLCRAFARAVDRQRSTGARHTPNVATFDHAWFSSGGGASLIGLVDGSIDRRSPDLVGADIVTRDFVGCEDVCADTAIHGTNMATLLVGQGHQYLQGVVPRSRLLAARVVGPTDMATPARIAAGIDWLVVEGVRLVALPLGSEIDSTIVASAIVRGHKAGVRFFAASGNGSGTVLFPARHPCVMAVGPADDRGRLLPQARRDPHLDLLAPGWQIPGL, from the coding sequence ATGGTGCGCGCAGCATCGCGAAAAATCATGGATGCTGCGCGTCTTTGCCGCGCGTTCGCACGCGCCGTTGATCGACAAAGATCGACAGGGGCGCGGCACACACCCAACGTTGCCACGTTTGATCACGCCTGGTTTTCCAGCGGTGGCGGTGCGTCTTTGATCGGGCTGGTCGACGGCTCGATTGATCGGCGGTCCCCTGATCTGGTGGGGGCCGACATCGTGACGCGCGACTTTGTCGGATGTGAAGATGTTTGCGCCGACACCGCCATCCATGGCACGAACATGGCAACGCTGTTAGTGGGGCAAGGGCACCAATACCTGCAAGGGGTTGTGCCGCGTTCTCGGCTGCTGGCCGCACGCGTGGTCGGGCCCACAGACATGGCCACTCCTGCGCGCATTGCGGCTGGGATCGATTGGTTGGTTGTGGAGGGCGTCCGCCTGGTCGCTCTTCCGTTGGGGTCCGAAATCGACTCCACCATCGTTGCCTCTGCCATCGTGCGTGGCCACAAAGCGGGAGTGCGCTTTTTTGCCGCGTCTGGCAACGGCTCTGGAACCGTGCTCTTTCCCGCGCGCCACCCGTGCGTCATGGCGGTCGGCCCAGCCGATGATCGTGGCAGGCTGCTGCCTCAAGCGCGGCGCGACCCACACCTCGATCTGCTCGCACCGGGATGGCAGATCCCCGGCCTTTGA
- a CDS encoding ECF-type sigma factor, protein MSEITLLLEQSQAGDATARDRLFTLLYADLKRLARSHLAKSGPITLDPSSIVHEAWLRCGDGPAGGSRRQFFAYASTVMRSVIVDHVRERAAQKRGGGVADVTLSTAAFEELPNQPDALSVDEALQALERVDVRGHKLVEMRYFAGMTMEEIAEVMELSVPTLKRDWRRARAFLFDYLSA, encoded by the coding sequence ATGAGCGAGATCACTCTGTTGCTGGAGCAAAGCCAGGCGGGCGACGCCACGGCGCGCGATCGCCTGTTCACGCTGCTCTACGCCGATCTCAAGCGCCTGGCGCGCAGCCACCTCGCCAAATCAGGCCCCATCACGCTCGACCCGTCGTCCATCGTCCACGAGGCCTGGCTGCGCTGCGGCGATGGGCCGGCCGGCGGGAGCCGGCGCCAGTTCTTTGCCTATGCGAGCACCGTGATGCGCAGCGTGATCGTCGACCACGTGCGCGAGCGCGCAGCGCAAAAGCGCGGCGGCGGCGTGGCCGACGTCACGCTCAGCACCGCCGCATTCGAAGAGCTGCCGAACCAGCCCGATGCGCTGTCGGTCGACGAAGCACTGCAGGCGCTGGAGCGGGTCGACGTGCGTGGCCACAAGCTGGTCGAGATGCGTTACTTCGCCGGCATGACGATGGAAGAGATCGCCGAGGTGATGGAGCTGTCGGTGCCCACGCTCAAACGCGACTGGCGTCGCGCACGCGCCTTCCTGTTCGACTACCTCAGCGCCTGA
- a CDS encoding MFS transporter, which translates to MNETQTPARAGPREWTGLAVIALPCFVYAMDMTVLNLALPAISRELRPTASQLLWIIDIYGFLVAGFLITMGTLGDRIGRRKLLLIGAVAFAAASLVAAFSTSPQMLIAMRALLGLAGATVAPSTMSLIRNMFHDEHQRQFAIGVWIASFSLGAAIGPLVGGALLEFFWWGSVFLVAVPVMVLLLLVGPKLLPEYKDPNAGRIDLASVALCLAAVLPTVYGFKQIAEHGFAGAQAAWPWLAVGVLCGVFFVRRQNRLDYPLLDMSLFRSAAFSAAITAYGLSALAMFGVFIFISQYLQLVQGLSPLQAGIATVPGALGFVAGSMFTPRLARHVAPATVLVWGLVAAAAGFGFIFFSGAQHGLAWLIVGNVVMSLGMAPVFTLGNEMIITAAPPERAGAASAVAETAAEFSGAMGIAFFGSLGTLVYRTALADLLPPGLPADAAATAATTLGAAMAAAQALPEALGQALLSGATEAFDRVMQVNAIIGGAIVLAASAMAARILRRREG; encoded by the coding sequence ATGAACGAAACCCAAACCCCCGCCCGAGCCGGCCCACGCGAGTGGACCGGCCTCGCTGTCATAGCCCTGCCGTGCTTCGTGTACGCGATGGACATGACGGTGCTCAACCTGGCCCTGCCGGCCATCAGCCGAGAGCTGCGGCCGACCGCGTCGCAGCTGCTGTGGATCATCGACATCTACGGCTTTCTCGTCGCCGGCTTCCTGATCACCATGGGCACGCTCGGCGACCGCATCGGGCGGCGCAAGCTGCTGCTGATCGGCGCGGTGGCCTTTGCGGCGGCCTCGCTGGTGGCGGCCTTCTCGACCAGCCCGCAGATGCTGATCGCCATGCGGGCGCTGCTGGGCCTGGCGGGTGCGACGGTCGCGCCGTCGACGATGTCCCTCATCCGCAACATGTTCCACGACGAGCACCAGCGCCAGTTCGCCATCGGTGTGTGGATCGCGAGTTTTTCGCTCGGGGCGGCGATCGGGCCGCTGGTGGGTGGCGCGCTGCTCGAGTTCTTCTGGTGGGGCTCGGTGTTTCTCGTGGCCGTGCCGGTGATGGTGCTGCTGCTTCTCGTCGGCCCGAAACTGCTGCCCGAGTACAAGGACCCGAACGCCGGCCGCATCGACCTTGCAAGCGTGGCGCTGTGCCTGGCCGCGGTGCTGCCCACCGTCTACGGCTTCAAGCAGATCGCCGAACACGGCTTTGCCGGTGCCCAAGCCGCCTGGCCGTGGCTGGCGGTGGGTGTCCTCTGCGGCGTGTTCTTCGTGCGCCGGCAGAACCGGCTCGACTACCCGCTGCTGGACATGTCGCTCTTTCGCAGCGCCGCCTTCAGCGCGGCGATCACGGCGTACGGCCTGTCGGCGCTCGCGATGTTCGGCGTGTTCATCTTCATCTCGCAGTACCTGCAACTGGTGCAGGGCCTGTCGCCGCTGCAGGCGGGCATCGCCACCGTGCCGGGCGCGCTCGGCTTCGTGGCGGGTTCGATGTTCACCCCGCGCCTGGCGCGCCATGTGGCGCCGGCGACCGTGCTCGTGTGGGGCCTGGTGGCGGCGGCCGCAGGGTTCGGGTTCATCTTCTTTTCCGGTGCGCAGCACGGCCTTGCGTGGCTGATCGTCGGCAACGTGGTGATGAGCCTCGGCATGGCACCGGTCTTCACGCTCGGCAACGAGATGATCATCACCGCCGCGCCGCCCGAGCGGGCCGGCGCGGCCTCGGCCGTGGCGGAGACGGCGGCGGAGTTCAGCGGCGCGATGGGCATCGCGTTCTTCGGCAGTCTTGGCACGTTGGTCTACCGCACCGCGCTGGCCGATCTGCTGCCGCCCGGCCTGCCGGCGGATGCGGCAGCCACCGCCGCGACGACGCTCGGGGCGGCGATGGCCGCCGCACAGGCGCTGCCCGAGGCGCTGGGCCAGGCGCTGCTGTCGGGTGCCACCGAGGCGTTCGACCGCGTGATGCAGGTCAACGCCATCATCGGCGGTGCGATCGTGCTGGCCGCGAGCGCGATGGCGGCGCGCATCCTGCGGCGACGCGAGGGCTGA
- a CDS encoding DUF3089 domain-containing protein, translating to MNFLHLPIAVRSALAGSAALLLAACASSPAPAPTPASAAPAPQPVAAPVSTGSVDYSRPDTWLCRPGRNDVCALPMSVTTITADGKRSVSPPIVANANAPIDCFYVYPTVSNDPGGNSDMNAGPEEIGVTFAQFSPLRTQCRLFAPLYRQITLAALRSRFTPTPMAMDAAMAYGDVVAAWKHYLAHDNKGRGVVLIGHSQGSRMITELVAKEIEGKPVHQQLISVMPIGANLNVPKGQDVGSAFKSTPLCRSASQTGCAVSYVSFRANTPPPQGSLFGRATGNDSVACNNPAALAGGAAQPKAWFSKRADVSVATGTGTPRWQALVASVDTPFFALPGLVTTQCKSDANGSYLAMTVNPDARTDDIGGDVVVGGKVVDTWGLHLIDVSLAIGDIVDLVGTQGKAYLAKTK from the coding sequence ATGAATTTCCTGCACCTTCCCATCGCCGTTCGCTCCGCACTGGCCGGCAGCGCGGCTCTGCTGCTCGCTGCCTGCGCTTCCAGCCCGGCCCCGGCCCCCACCCCGGCCTCGGCCGCACCAGCGCCCCAGCCGGTGGCAGCACCGGTCTCGACCGGCAGCGTCGACTACAGCAGGCCCGACACGTGGCTGTGCCGCCCCGGCCGCAACGATGTCTGCGCGCTGCCGATGAGCGTGACCACCATCACCGCCGACGGCAAGCGCAGCGTGAGCCCGCCCATCGTGGCCAACGCCAACGCGCCGATCGACTGCTTCTACGTCTACCCGACGGTGTCGAACGATCCCGGCGGCAACAGCGACATGAACGCCGGCCCCGAGGAGATCGGCGTCACCTTCGCCCAGTTCTCGCCGCTGCGCACGCAGTGCCGCCTGTTCGCACCGCTCTACCGCCAGATCACGCTGGCCGCGCTACGCAGCCGCTTCACGCCCACGCCGATGGCGATGGATGCAGCGATGGCCTATGGCGACGTGGTGGCCGCCTGGAAGCACTACCTCGCCCACGACAACAAGGGCCGCGGCGTGGTGCTGATCGGCCATTCGCAGGGCTCGCGCATGATCACCGAGCTGGTGGCCAAGGAGATCGAAGGCAAGCCGGTGCACCAGCAGCTGATCTCGGTGATGCCCATCGGCGCCAACCTCAACGTGCCCAAGGGGCAGGACGTGGGCTCCGCCTTCAAGTCGACGCCGCTGTGCCGCAGCGCCAGCCAGACGGGCTGCGCGGTCTCGTATGTCTCGTTCCGCGCCAACACGCCGCCGCCACAAGGCTCGCTCTTCGGCCGTGCCACGGGCAACGACAGCGTGGCCTGCAACAACCCCGCGGCACTCGCCGGCGGTGCCGCACAACCGAAGGCCTGGTTCTCCAAGCGCGCCGACGTGAGCGTGGCCACCGGCACCGGCACGCCCAGGTGGCAGGCGCTGGTGGCCTCGGTCGACACGCCCTTCTTCGCGCTGCCCGGCCTCGTCACCACGCAGTGCAAGAGCGATGCGAACGGCAGCTACCTCGCGATGACCGTCAACCCCGACGCCCGCACCGACGACATCGGCGGCGACGTGGTGGTGGGCGGCAAGGTGGTCGACACCTGGGGCCTGCACCTGATCGACGTGAGCCTGGCCATCGGCGACATCGTCGACCTGGTGGGCACGCAGGGCAAGGCCTACCTGGCCAAGACGAAGTAG
- a CDS encoding CoA transferase: MLVEGFRPGVMDRLGVGWTELHARYPRLVMCAISGYGQHSAWAHRAGHDLISVAMAGVLEQPATHEGEVITPNFQIGDLMGGTQAAVQGILAALLGVQRRGQGRFVDVTMTHEVLRHHVPAGLARRAHRPCAPAGARLALGWCAVLRRPCHGPTRATSRWARC; encoded by the coding sequence GTGCTGGTCGAAGGCTTCCGGCCCGGCGTGATGGACCGCCTGGGCGTCGGCTGGACCGAGCTGCACGCGCGCTATCCGCGCCTCGTGATGTGTGCCATCAGTGGCTATGGCCAGCACAGCGCCTGGGCGCACCGCGCGGGGCACGACCTGATTTCGGTCGCGATGGCCGGCGTGCTGGAGCAACCTGCCACGCACGAGGGCGAGGTCATCACGCCCAACTTCCAGATCGGCGACCTGATGGGTGGCACGCAGGCCGCGGTGCAGGGCATCCTCGCGGCGCTGCTGGGCGTGCAGCGCAGGGGGCAGGGCCGCTTCGTAGACGTCACGATGACGCACGAGGTGCTGCGCCACCACGTGCCCGCCGGCCTCGCCCGTCGCGCGCACCGGCCGTGCGCCCCCGCAGGGGCGCGACTTGCTCTCGGGTGGTGCGCCGTGCTACGGCGTCCATGCCACGGGCCGACGCGCGCCACCTCGCGGTGGGCGCGGTGCTGA
- a CDS encoding MFS transporter: MLKNAAAWWILSLTALYFMAIFIVWSYIAPVLQALFPMSGERLSATLMLFGVAGVVGTLLGGWANDRIGPRKTLLAQLVLMTGTMTLVPYTQGHYASMLATFMLWTVARFGMMAPQQTRPAVLSPSQAPLLFSLNSSMVYVSTALGAALGGAMSTVLGMQHLAWLSVPLGLLGMATVWIRARPSSPQGHMTPA, encoded by the coding sequence GTGCTGAAGAACGCCGCCGCGTGGTGGATCCTGTCGCTCACCGCGCTCTACTTCATGGCGATCTTCATCGTGTGGTCGTACATCGCGCCGGTGCTGCAGGCGCTCTTCCCGATGTCGGGTGAGCGCCTGTCGGCCACGCTCATGCTCTTCGGCGTGGCCGGCGTCGTGGGCACGCTGCTCGGCGGCTGGGCCAACGACCGCATCGGTCCGCGCAAGACGCTCTTGGCGCAGTTGGTGCTGATGACCGGCACGATGACGCTGGTGCCGTACACGCAAGGCCACTACGCCTCGATGCTCGCCACCTTCATGCTGTGGACCGTCGCCCGTTTCGGGATGATGGCGCCTCAGCAGACGCGCCCGGCCGTGCTCTCGCCTTCGCAGGCGCCACTGCTCTTCTCGCTCAACAGCTCGATGGTCTACGTGAGCACCGCGCTCGGCGCCGCGCTGGGCGGTGCGATGTCGACGGTGTTGGGCATGCAACACCTCGCGTGGCTGAGCGTGCCGCTCGGCCTTCTGGGCATGGCCACCGTGTGGATCAGGGCACGGCCCTCGTCGCCACAAGGCCACATGACACCGGCCTGA
- a CDS encoding glycoside hydrolase, with protein sequence MPAITQAGATLMLFARRHDGRILRYRSTNGGVSWQAAGDFGGALVNSGLGAAASSNGQTLYLIGRGLDNKAWFTKSTNGGTTWTGWQSIRAGVFVTGAAIACSDNGHIVHAVGIGTDGHMWRTRSQDGGTSWTDWTPIGQGVFTSAPAIATSASGSTVHVAARGTDWRMWHNLSINSGSSFLPHWQSVGKGLFTSGPALATGGDGQRVHVVGRGTDRCLWRNRSDDGGSHWLAHWDAVRDGTFTSAPSLACDAAGNKLDLYAFGGDFAVYGTHSANGGDSFNAWSQKVSQFFI encoded by the coding sequence ATGCCGGCCATCACTCAGGCCGGCGCGACGTTGATGCTCTTCGCACGGCGGCATGACGGCCGCATCCTGCGCTACCGCTCCACCAACGGCGGCGTGAGCTGGCAGGCTGCGGGCGATTTCGGCGGGGCGCTGGTCAACTCGGGCCTGGGCGCCGCGGCATCGAGCAACGGGCAGACGCTCTACCTCATCGGCCGCGGGCTCGACAACAAGGCTTGGTTCACCAAGTCAACCAACGGCGGCACCACCTGGACAGGCTGGCAGTCGATCCGGGCCGGCGTCTTCGTCACCGGCGCGGCCATCGCCTGCAGCGACAACGGCCACATCGTGCACGCCGTGGGCATCGGCACCGACGGCCACATGTGGCGCACCCGCTCGCAGGATGGCGGCACCAGCTGGACCGACTGGACGCCCATCGGCCAAGGGGTGTTCACCTCGGCCCCGGCCATCGCCACCTCGGCCTCCGGCTCCACCGTGCACGTGGCGGCACGCGGCACCGACTGGCGCATGTGGCACAACCTGTCGATCAACAGCGGCAGCAGCTTCCTGCCCCACTGGCAGTCGGTGGGCAAGGGCCTCTTCACTTCAGGCCCGGCGCTGGCCACGGGGGGCGATGGCCAGCGGGTGCATGTGGTGGGCCGAGGCACCGACCGCTGCCTGTGGCGCAACCGCAGCGACGACGGCGGCAGCCACTGGCTCGCGCACTGGGACGCGGTGCGGGACGGAACCTTCACCTCGGCCCCGTCGCTTGCCTGCGACGCGGCGGGCAACAAGCTCGACCTCTACGCCTTCGGCGGCGACTTCGCCGTCTACGGTACGCACTCCGCGAACGGTGGTGACAGCTTCAACGCCTGGTCGCAGAAGGTCTCGCAGTTCTTCATCTGA
- a CDS encoding serine hydrolase, translating into MSAKAKQFLEQKLRETIAECGVPALAAAMVRNGATMVSAQQGVRKLGASGAGNAVQPTDKFNLGSISKVITGNLMAKLIQDGVGGLQWSSRLGDVLPELWVLPNARDGYKNVTVEQLMVHTSGMPYQPKHDEGEDWKAYTVLQMHKEHLKDRRRRYSLAAVLDAPSFWPPGSGFEYGGGAIIAASMAEKKTGQTYEDLVKQHLFTPLGMTNSGFGVMSPGALDGPWQHTFNEETGAASPDGATHLPGYSWGCRTPVGAVCSSAADMAKFMLEHLRNDPQVFTAHTRSTMQTHQVTPHSHHVPGAFASSNPGSAEAVIDHNGHNHVSYSHLKLHLPQKLGVAAMSNIEGTLGTPAVNEMHETMYAMDTHWAALFGAGSPGSSNAPTRCRPSLRPARR; encoded by the coding sequence ATGAGCGCCAAAGCCAAGCAATTCCTCGAACAGAAACTGCGCGAGACCATCGCCGAATGCGGGGTGCCCGCCCTGGCTGCGGCCATGGTGCGCAACGGCGCCACGATGGTCAGCGCCCAGCAGGGCGTGCGCAAACTCGGCGCCTCAGGCGCGGGCAACGCCGTCCAGCCCACCGACAAGTTCAACCTCGGCTCCATCAGCAAGGTGATCACCGGCAACTTGATGGCCAAGCTCATCCAGGACGGCGTGGGCGGCCTGCAGTGGTCGAGCCGCCTGGGCGACGTGCTGCCCGAGCTGTGGGTGCTGCCGAACGCGCGGGATGGCTACAAGAACGTGACGGTCGAGCAACTGATGGTCCACACCTCGGGCATGCCCTACCAGCCGAAGCACGACGAAGGCGAGGACTGGAAGGCGTACACCGTCCTGCAGATGCACAAGGAACACCTCAAGGATCGCCGCCGCAGGTACTCGCTGGCCGCGGTGCTTGATGCGCCGAGCTTCTGGCCCCCTGGCAGCGGCTTCGAGTACGGCGGTGGCGCGATCATCGCCGCGAGCATGGCCGAGAAGAAGACCGGCCAGACCTACGAGGACCTGGTGAAGCAACACCTCTTCACGCCGCTCGGCATGACCAACTCGGGCTTCGGGGTGATGTCGCCCGGCGCGCTCGACGGCCCATGGCAGCACACCTTCAACGAAGAGACGGGCGCGGCCAGCCCCGACGGTGCCACGCACCTGCCCGGCTACAGCTGGGGTTGCCGCACGCCGGTGGGTGCGGTCTGCAGCTCGGCGGCCGACATGGCCAAGTTCATGCTGGAGCACCTGCGCAACGACCCGCAGGTCTTCACCGCGCACACACGCAGCACGATGCAGACGCACCAGGTGACGCCGCACTCGCACCACGTGCCCGGTGCCTTTGCCTCGTCGAACCCCGGCTCGGCCGAGGCCGTGATCGACCACAACGGCCACAACCATGTGAGTTATTCGCACTTGAAGCTGCACCTGCCCCAGAAGCTGGGCGTTGCGGCGATGTCGAACATCGAAGGCACGCTCGGCACGCCCGCGGTGAACGAGATGCACGAAACGATGTACGCGATGGACACCCACTGGGCCGCGCTCTTCGGCGCCGGCAGCCCCGGCTCATCGAATGCGCCCACCCGATGCCGGCCATCACTCAGGCCGGCGCGACGTTGA
- a CDS encoding serine/threonine-protein kinase, translating into MTVTAPTTQAWREVLALFDRWADADEAVRDAELRRIEAEHPALYPRLVAMIEADRAAEARDFLAEAASLPGDTPAASHTAGTRLGAWELREPIGAGGMGQVWLATRSDGLYSGRAAVKLLHATRLDAQAQARFAREGEFLAKLTHPHIAQLLDAGLAPDGTRYLVLEYVPGERIDHWCDARKLGIEARLRLFMQVCEAVAYAHSHLVVHRDLKPANILVTDEGHVKLLDFGVAKLLADGADAEQTGATRAAPAGLTPEYAAPEQIEGQPITTATDVYALGVVLFGLLSGARPYTSTSRGVAALARAIVEEPPRSLTAALRESPDGPASRGASLASLQQALRGDLDTIVAKALKKTPAERYATVQELREDLQRHLEHQPVSAQPDTFGYRARKFAQRNRAQVAVLVALMATLVLGIAATTWQWQIATHEARRTQAVVKVLTDIFTELSPDESGKAQVPVLEVLRKGWQRVEAGFGADPALRAEVARPLGLMLQSSGDMANAIAALTLSRSHMRSAGQTHTADYLKVLQALAYAQSRMGRLAEAKPLLEEIIVTARAMKEPAGTDPLYARIQLGEIARREGRLDDARRQLAEAVESTRRELGDNHTLHRLALMESADVARELGQWQDTKRLLALANASAQQASKTESLLIRFEVAKLNVELGQYREASAQLRGLTRDMGEHYGPGDTYTIYSGTWLSMALYHSGEFAESDAVSTTAYAAAQRSAEPHVYQAVRNLIARQLPAAGATSKPNHCCETTCATTKARPPPTRPRQRAPRRFSRSASCAQASRRQQRKPSATSSGLSSRRSATGISICCPPWCCRHWHWTPARGSSRHDLATRTPARWRCRPCPTNTPTGCASPSCTTRRAGAPQGSWPTGRRWRRRSRPTHVPWHQDPMPPVFPFSQTSCSKRGRQPKPPSSPSWPSWPIEKEDR; encoded by the coding sequence ATGACCGTCACCGCGCCGACCACCCAAGCCTGGCGCGAAGTGCTGGCCTTGTTCGACCGCTGGGCCGATGCCGACGAGGCGGTGCGCGATGCCGAGCTGCGCCGCATCGAGGCCGAACACCCGGCGCTCTACCCACGCCTCGTCGCGATGATCGAGGCCGACCGGGCCGCCGAGGCGCGGGATTTCCTCGCCGAGGCCGCGTCGCTGCCGGGCGACACGCCGGCCGCGTCACACACCGCGGGCACGCGCCTCGGCGCCTGGGAGCTGCGCGAGCCCATCGGTGCCGGCGGCATGGGCCAGGTGTGGCTGGCCACCCGCAGCGACGGGCTCTACAGCGGCCGGGCCGCGGTGAAGCTGCTGCACGCGACGCGACTCGACGCCCAGGCGCAGGCGCGCTTCGCCCGCGAAGGCGAGTTCCTCGCCAAGCTCACGCACCCGCACATCGCCCAACTGCTCGACGCCGGCCTCGCCCCCGACGGCACACGCTACCTGGTGCTCGAATACGTGCCCGGCGAACGCATCGACCACTGGTGCGACGCCCGCAAGCTCGGCATCGAGGCGCGGCTCAGGCTCTTCATGCAGGTGTGCGAGGCGGTCGCGTATGCGCACTCGCACCTGGTGGTGCACCGCGACCTGAAGCCGGCCAACATCCTCGTCACCGACGAAGGCCATGTGAAGCTGCTCGACTTCGGCGTGGCCAAGCTGCTGGCCGATGGCGCCGACGCAGAGCAGACCGGAGCCACCCGCGCCGCACCGGCCGGGCTGACGCCGGAGTACGCGGCGCCCGAGCAGATTGAAGGCCAGCCGATCACCACCGCCACCGATGTGTATGCGCTCGGCGTGGTGCTGTTCGGCTTGTTGAGCGGCGCCCGGCCATATACGAGCACCTCCCGCGGCGTCGCGGCCCTTGCCCGCGCCATCGTCGAGGAACCCCCACGCAGCCTCACCGCCGCACTGCGCGAATCGCCCGATGGGCCAGCCTCGCGCGGCGCGAGCCTCGCCTCGCTGCAGCAGGCACTGCGCGGCGATCTCGACACCATCGTCGCCAAGGCGCTGAAGAAGACACCCGCCGAGCGCTACGCAACGGTGCAGGAGCTGCGCGAAGACCTGCAGCGGCACCTGGAGCACCAGCCGGTGAGCGCTCAGCCAGACACCTTCGGCTACCGCGCCCGCAAGTTCGCGCAACGCAACCGGGCACAGGTGGCGGTGCTGGTCGCATTGATGGCAACGCTCGTGCTGGGCATCGCGGCCACCACCTGGCAATGGCAGATCGCCACGCACGAGGCACGGCGCACGCAAGCCGTCGTGAAAGTGCTGACGGACATCTTCACCGAGCTGTCGCCCGACGAGAGCGGCAAGGCGCAGGTGCCGGTGCTGGAGGTCCTGCGCAAAGGGTGGCAGCGGGTCGAGGCCGGCTTCGGCGCCGATCCCGCGTTGCGGGCAGAGGTGGCCCGCCCTCTCGGCCTGATGCTGCAGTCCTCGGGCGACATGGCCAACGCGATTGCCGCGCTGACCCTCAGTCGCTCGCACATGCGCTCGGCGGGCCAGACGCACACGGCCGACTACCTCAAGGTGCTTCAGGCCCTCGCCTACGCCCAATCGCGCATGGGCCGTCTGGCGGAAGCCAAACCACTGCTGGAAGAGATCATCGTCACCGCCCGGGCGATGAAAGAACCGGCCGGCACCGACCCCCTCTACGCACGCATTCAACTTGGAGAGATCGCCCGCCGGGAGGGTCGCCTCGACGACGCCCGCCGCCAGCTCGCCGAAGCCGTGGAGTCGACGCGCCGGGAACTCGGCGACAACCACACCCTGCACCGGCTTGCCCTGATGGAGAGCGCCGATGTAGCGCGAGAGCTCGGCCAATGGCAAGACACCAAACGTCTGCTGGCCCTGGCCAACGCGTCGGCACAACAGGCGTCGAAGACCGAATCGCTCTTGATCAGGTTCGAAGTCGCCAAGCTGAACGTCGAGCTGGGCCAGTATCGCGAAGCATCTGCCCAGTTGCGAGGCCTGACGCGCGACATGGGCGAGCACTACGGGCCCGGCGACACCTACACGATCTACAGCGGCACCTGGCTGTCGATGGCGCTCTATCACAGCGGCGAATTCGCCGAGAGCGACGCCGTGAGCACCACCGCCTACGCGGCCGCCCAGCGCTCGGCCGAGCCCCACGTGTACCAGGCGGTGCGCAACCTGATCGCACGGCAGCTGCCAGCCGCGGGCGCCACCTCGAAGCCGAACCACTGCTGCGAGACAACCTGCGCGACTACGAAAGCGCGGCCACCGCCGACCCGGCCGCGGCAGCGCGCACCAAGGCGCTTCTCGCGGAGTGCCTCATGCGCGCAGGCCAGCCGCAGGCAGCAGCGCAAGCCCTCGGCGACATCCTCAGGTCTCAGCAGCAGGCGCTCGGCCACCGGCATCTCGATCTGCTGCCCACCTTGGTGCTGCAGGCACTGGCACTGGACGCCAGCTCGGGGATCGTCTCGGCACGACCTCGCTACGAGGACGCCCGCGCGCTGGCGCTGCAGGCCTTGCCCGACGAACACCCCGACAGGCTGCGCGTCGCCCTCCTGCACGACCAGGCGCGCTGGCGCGCCACAGGGCAGTTGGCCGACAGGCAGGCGATGGAGGCGTCGATCAAGGCCTACGCACGTGCCTTGGCATCAAGACCCGATGCCGCCAGTTTTTCCGTTCTCTCAGACAAGCTGCTCGAAACGGGGCCGGCAGCCAAAGCCTCCCTCAAGCCCCTCCTGGCCCTCCTGGCCTATTGAAAAGGAAGACCGATGA